GCAGCCATCGACACCACGGGGACCGGATCGGTGACCGCGTGGAATCCGGCCGTCGCCGACACCGTGACCCAGTTCCCCGAAGTCATGGAGCTGCGGCTCGACGGCGGCACGCTCTACGCCGGCGGTCGCTTCAACAAGCTCTTCGGCACGATCCGCAACGCGCTCGCCGCCGTGAACACCACGACCGGCGCCCTCACGGCGTGGAACCCCAACGTGGCCGGCGAGGTCGGCTGCATCGTGCCGAACGGGACCAACCTGTACGTCGGCGGCAACTTCTACATGGTCAACGGCAACGTCTCGCGCTATTCGCTGGCCGAACTGTCGGCCACGACCGGGATCGCCACGTCGTGGAATCCGAACCTGAGCGGCTCGGTCAGCGCGCTCGCCGTCGTCGCGGGCGTTCCGTACGTCGGCGGCGGATTCCAGACCATCGCCGGTCAGTCCCGGAACTTTCTCGCCGCGCTCGATCCGCTCACGGCGGCGCCGCTGTCGTGGAACCCGATGGCCAGCGCGAGCGTGGACGTCCTCGCGGCACAGGGGACCACGCTCTACGTCGGCGGCTACTTCTGGGCCATGAACGTGCTCCTGCGCAACAACCTCGCCGCGTTCGACCTCGGCACCGGAGTCGCCACCTCATGGAATCCGAACGCGGGCAGCGAGGTCAACACCATGCTCAAGGTCGGCGACAAGATCTACCTCGGCGGCCAGTTCACCAACGTCGGCGGCGTCTCGCGCAGCCGCCTTGCCGCGGTCCACGCCGTCACCGGCGCGGTGCTGCCGTGGAATCCCGCCGCCAGCAGCAGCGTCAACGCGCTCGCCGCCAACGACACCACGGTCTATCTCGGCGGTCAGTTCACCACCGTCGGGGGGCAGGCCCGCAACCGCCTCGCCGCCGTGGACACGGCGGGGGGCGCCGTGCGGACGTGGAACCCGAACTCCGGAGGCGTGGTCAACGCGCTCGCGCTCGGACACGGGCGCGTGTACGCCGCCGGCGCGTTCACCACGGTCGGAGGCCTGACGCGCAACCGCATCGTCGCGCTCCACCCGGATTCGGGAACCGTGCTGACGTGGAATCCCGGCGCCGACGGAACGGTCACCGGACTCACCGTGACGCCGAGCCGGGTCTACGCGGCGGGCCAGTTCTTCAACATCGGCGGTTTCAACCGTCCGCGCGTGGCGGTGATGGATCCGATCACCGGACAGGCGCTGGCGTGGCGCCCCAACCCGAGCGCGCCGTGCGACGAGGTCCTGCCCATCGGCTCGCGCGTCTACATCGGCGGCACGTTCACGATGATCAGCGGCGTGTCGCGCTCGAGATTCGCGGTCGTGGACTCCGCCACCGCCGTGGCGCTTCCGTGGACCGCGAACCTCGACTTCGGCCAGGTCAACGCGCTGGCGAGCGGCGGACAGATGATCTACGTCGGCGGCCTCTTCAACAGCCTCGCCGGCGTGGCGCGCACGCACCTGGCGGCGATCCAGGATCTTTCCATCACGACGGTGTCGGTGCCGTGGTCGCGAAACACCCGGCCCGGCGTTCGCCTGGCGAGCCCGACGCCCCACCCGCTGCGCGGCCACGGCACGCTCGCGTTCGACCTGCCCGCGCCGGGCCTGGTGACGCTCGAGCTGCACGACGTCCAGGGCCGGCGCGTTCGCACGCTGGTCGCGAACGAGTTGCGTGCCGCGGGGCGCCACCAGGTCGCGGTGAACTCAGCCGGGCTGCCCGCGGGCGTCTACCACGCCCGCCTTCGCACCGCCGACGGACAGGCCTCGACCCCGGTCGTCGTGATCGGGCGCTGAGCCGGGGCGACATGGGAGCCGGGAGGCGCCCGCGCCGGCCCGGTGAGCGAAGGCCTCGGTACGCGAGCCGCTCGCGGGTATTTCCAGCCCCGCGAACGGCTCCGTGGCCGGCCTTCGCTCACGTCCCTGCCGTGTCGCTACTCTCTGCCGCTCCTGCGTTCCTTCTCGAGCTTGTACTGCTTCTCGCGCTCGACGAAGACGGCGAAGGTCCTGTCGAGGCCGGCGACCAGCGCCTGCTTCTCGGCGGAGCTCAGACGCGCCTCCGGGTGTGCGAGGAGGTAGTCCGCGGGGGGCATTTCGCCCTTGGTGATGGTCTCCCCCGCCTCGCCGGCTGCGTCGGCCATGTCCTCGCTCGCCGGGTCGAACGCGGTCAGGTTGAGTTCCCCGCGGCCTTCGTCCACGTGCCGCTGGATGCGCCACGAGATCGGGGCGATGTTCGAGTACCACGGCCACTTCGTGCGATTGCTGTGGCAGTCGAAGCAGGCGCGTTCGGCAAGTTGTTTCGTGGCGGGCGAGTCGAACGCGACGAGCGCGCCGTCGGGCGGGTTCGCATGGTTGCGGCCGTAGGGCACGAGCTGGACCGCGGCGAACAGCAGGACGGGGACGATCACGACGAGAGCGAGCTTGCTGGAACGGGACATGGCGTTGCCTCCGGGTACAGGTTGGGACGTGAACCGCGGGACCGTCGCAGGCTAGGACCCCGAGGAGATCGCGCACATCGGGCAGATGCCGTATGGTGACCGCTCAAGTCGTTGCTACGGTGGACCCCCGGCAAATG
Above is a window of Candidatus Eisenbacteria bacterium DNA encoding:
- a CDS encoding heme-binding domain-containing protein is translated as MSRSSKLALVVIVPVLLFAAVQLVPYGRNHANPPDGALVAFDSPATKQLAERACFDCHSNRTKWPWYSNIAPISWRIQRHVDEGRGELNLTAFDPASEDMADAAGEAGETITKGEMPPADYLLAHPEARLSSAEKQALVAGLDRTFAVFVEREKQYKLEKERRSGRE
- a CDS encoding PQQ-binding-like beta-propeller repeat protein, whose protein sequence is MSRPLLRTAPGRLLLRLLLPLWIALGASPAFAQLVDLDLWVPDGEVNALVRSGDTLYAAGLFKNVGPWTGGALRFTAGANAPLASAAVRGSVHAIIPDGSGGWFIAGSFDSVGGLRRQNLARINADGTVAAWTASASDRVESLALANGVLYAGGFFTQAGGAPRNRLAAFDAATGALTSWNPNASATVHAVVVSGGIVYAGGLFSTVGLQPRSCLAAIDTTGTGSVTAWNPAVADTVTQFPEVMELRLDGGTLYAGGRFNKLFGTIRNALAAVNTTTGALTAWNPNVAGEVGCIVPNGTNLYVGGNFYMVNGNVSRYSLAELSATTGIATSWNPNLSGSVSALAVVAGVPYVGGGFQTIAGQSRNFLAALDPLTAAPLSWNPMASASVDVLAAQGTTLYVGGYFWAMNVLLRNNLAAFDLGTGVATSWNPNAGSEVNTMLKVGDKIYLGGQFTNVGGVSRSRLAAVHAVTGAVLPWNPAASSSVNALAANDTTVYLGGQFTTVGGQARNRLAAVDTAGGAVRTWNPNSGGVVNALALGHGRVYAAGAFTTVGGLTRNRIVALHPDSGTVLTWNPGADGTVTGLTVTPSRVYAAGQFFNIGGFNRPRVAVMDPITGQALAWRPNPSAPCDEVLPIGSRVYIGGTFTMISGVSRSRFAVVDSATAVALPWTANLDFGQVNALASGGQMIYVGGLFNSLAGVARTHLAAIQDLSITTVSVPWSRNTRPGVRLASPTPHPLRGHGTLAFDLPAPGLVTLELHDVQGRRVRTLVANELRAAGRHQVAVNSAGLPAGVYHARLRTADGQASTPVVVIGR